One Bradyrhizobium sp. ISRA464 genomic window carries:
- a CDS encoding extracellular solute-binding protein, with translation MIGNSSQVSFRRGWLSRRGILGGGAALLGGAMLPRVAMAATTVNVEIDAGQNQNPFRWQADAIKRQFGLDLKLIGLPFVGQYEKLVSELTARSAAYDLLVFPPYFLGDFVALGFLRDLDQYTKIIDPQLDDYLPVYRDPVIKRNGKLYALMYDGDMLQVTYRTDLFDNAEEKKNFKAKYGWDLAPAKNWDQFMQIAEFFTRPPKLYGTAFYAQRGFCYAWFINIFAGLGGHWFTDDMKPGINSDVGVKALEMLVKQKQYAPPNILQIDYPGLNEAFLNGSTAMVVQWDDLALKVGDPKMSKVVGKGGYAACPSRTYMPYSRVMAVSAFSKNPENAYKVAAHMQLPDVGVTYIYDSECGEDPYRKSSLKPEAAMKNHEGKPALDAASAKSYVEAMGEGLKDGYPELSIPGAPRYLDILDLYVSQALAGSLAPKAALDAAANEWKSITQAEDPDAQKAAYAAWVKSFKEVGLNY, from the coding sequence ATGATCGGCAATTCCAGCCAAGTCTCGTTCCGGCGCGGATGGCTTAGCCGCCGCGGAATTCTGGGCGGCGGTGCAGCGCTGCTCGGCGGCGCAATGCTGCCGCGCGTCGCGATGGCCGCCACGACGGTCAATGTCGAGATTGACGCCGGGCAAAACCAGAATCCGTTCCGGTGGCAGGCCGACGCCATCAAGAGACAGTTCGGCCTCGATCTGAAGTTGATTGGCCTTCCCTTCGTCGGTCAATACGAAAAGCTGGTCTCCGAACTGACGGCGCGATCCGCGGCCTACGACCTCCTGGTCTTTCCACCGTATTTTCTCGGCGATTTCGTCGCGCTCGGCTTCCTGCGCGACCTCGATCAATATACGAAAATCATCGATCCGCAGCTTGACGACTATCTACCGGTCTATCGCGATCCCGTGATCAAGCGGAACGGCAAGCTCTACGCCCTGATGTACGACGGCGACATGCTGCAGGTGACCTACCGCACCGATCTGTTCGACAATGCCGAGGAAAAGAAGAACTTCAAGGCGAAATACGGCTGGGACCTCGCGCCGGCGAAGAACTGGGATCAGTTCATGCAGATCGCCGAATTCTTCACCCGGCCGCCGAAACTGTACGGGACCGCGTTCTACGCGCAACGCGGCTTCTGCTATGCCTGGTTCATCAACATATTCGCCGGCCTCGGCGGTCATTGGTTCACCGATGACATGAAGCCCGGCATCAACAGCGACGTTGGCGTCAAGGCTTTGGAGATGCTGGTCAAGCAGAAGCAATATGCACCGCCCAACATTCTTCAGATCGACTACCCGGGGCTCAACGAAGCCTTCCTCAACGGCTCGACCGCCATGGTGGTGCAATGGGACGATCTTGCGCTGAAGGTCGGCGATCCGAAGATGAGCAAGGTTGTAGGGAAGGGAGGCTACGCTGCCTGCCCATCGCGCACCTACATGCCGTACAGCCGCGTGATGGCGGTTTCGGCCTTCTCCAAGAATCCCGAGAACGCCTACAAGGTCGCGGCTCATATGCAGCTTCCCGACGTGGGTGTGACCTATATCTACGATTCGGAATGCGGCGAGGATCCCTATCGCAAATCCTCTCTGAAGCCCGAAGCTGCGATGAAGAACCACGAGGGCAAGCCGGCACTCGACGCCGCTTCCGCCAAATCTTATGTCGAGGCGATGGGCGAGGGGCTAAAGGACGGCTATCCCGAACTCAGCATCCCCGGCGCGCCGCGCTATCTCGACATCCTCGACCTCTATGTCAGTCAAGCGCTGGCCGGCTCGCTTGCTCCCAAGGCCGCGCTCGACGCGGCGGCAAACGAGTGGAAGAGCATCACCCAGGCCGAGGATCCTGACGCGCAGAAGGCCGCTTATGCGGCCTGGGTGAAGTCGTTTAAGGAAGTGGGCTTGAACTATTAG
- a CDS encoding MTH938/NDUFAF3 family protein: MRIESTTFGAITIDGKTYEHDVVVRLSGEIVKRKKKLSKKLYGTSHVLSEDEAKFVFEKGCDQLVIGSGQMGNVHLSPEAEAFFERKGCEVLLKPTPEAIGVFNRSRAKRIGLFHVTC; this comes from the coding sequence ATGAGGATTGAGAGCACCACATTTGGCGCGATTACAATTGACGGAAAAACGTATGAACACGATGTGGTCGTTCGCCTTTCCGGCGAAATTGTGAAGCGGAAAAAGAAGCTATCAAAGAAGCTCTACGGTACCTCGCACGTGCTTTCGGAAGACGAGGCCAAATTTGTCTTCGAGAAGGGATGCGACCAGCTCGTCATCGGCTCGGGTCAGATGGGCAACGTGCACCTGTCACCGGAAGCTGAGGCCTTTTTCGAAAGAAAGGGTTGCGAGGTCCTGCTGAAGCCGACACCCGAGGCGATCGGGGTGTTCAACCGGTCGCGCGCAAAGAGAATCGGGCTCTTTCACGTGACTTGTTGA
- a CDS encoding carbohydrate ABC transporter permease, with translation MLITAIKPPGEWLNSPPIFIPSELHWANFTDALFKWGGLKGLSDSLIVASLSTVLSLLLGVPAAYAIGRYRTGGDNLSFMVLSILFMPPVAVAIPMYLFWSALGLLDSYTALILQYTVFNIPFISWVLRSFFEEIPRDMEESALVNGATRWRAFWEICVPLARPAILAVAMLAFIFSWNEFFFAVILTRADVTTLPFILPVLMEGHDVLWGDIAAIAMLGALPVVALAFALQKYLVRGLSFGTLR, from the coding sequence ATGCTGATCACCGCAATCAAGCCACCGGGCGAATGGCTTAATTCGCCACCGATCTTTATCCCGTCCGAGCTGCACTGGGCGAATTTCACCGACGCCTTGTTCAAATGGGGCGGGTTGAAAGGCCTGAGCGATAGCCTGATCGTCGCGTCGCTGTCCACCGTCCTGTCGCTCTTATTGGGCGTGCCGGCTGCCTACGCGATCGGTCGCTACCGAACGGGCGGCGATAATCTCTCCTTCATGGTGCTCAGCATTCTCTTCATGCCGCCCGTGGCGGTGGCGATTCCGATGTACCTTTTCTGGTCGGCCCTTGGCCTGCTTGACAGCTATACCGCGCTGATCCTGCAATATACAGTCTTCAACATCCCCTTCATCTCATGGGTGCTCAGGAGCTTTTTCGAAGAGATTCCGCGCGACATGGAGGAGTCGGCTCTGGTCAACGGCGCGACGCGCTGGCGTGCCTTCTGGGAAATTTGCGTGCCGCTGGCGCGCCCGGCGATCCTCGCGGTCGCCATGCTCGCCTTCATCTTTTCCTGGAATGAATTCTTCTTCGCGGTCATCCTGACCCGCGCGGACGTGACGACCTTGCCGTTCATTCTGCCGGTGCTGATGGAGGGGCACGACGTCCTGTGGGGCGACATCGCCGCGATTGCAATGCTCGGTGCGTTGCCGGTCGTAGCCCTCGCTTTCGCGTTGCAGAAATACCTTGTGCGTGGCCTGTCCTTTGGCACACTCCGATAA
- a CDS encoding sugar ABC transporter permease, with protein MNRPAPIALLSKPRHSADSAQRLGWLMLAPTLAMLAANSIFPLFYALSVSLRNYQMLIPGAHRWIGLSNYLRIFGDPLFWSSLHVTLWFLAGVIFLQFPVGMALALLVNRLRRYQNMIATLLLIPTIISSSVAAFQWTQLFNYQFGPVNYVLGLLHLGQPTWTADPSLALPALIFVDFWQWTPFMTLLLFAGLRSLPDALVEAARMDGSTGWQIVWRIYLPLLRPVIGIALILRILMTFKLFDIIYVLTAGGPGTVTENLAFFTYIQGFRYFNLGYASALAILQLIIVSILAKALIALTRRSSLGGREAAA; from the coding sequence ATGAACAGACCAGCTCCCATCGCCCTCTTGTCGAAGCCTCGCCACAGCGCCGACAGCGCACAGCGTCTCGGCTGGTTGATGCTGGCGCCGACCCTGGCGATGCTGGCGGCAAACAGCATCTTTCCGCTGTTCTATGCGCTCTCCGTGTCGCTGAGGAATTACCAGATGCTGATTCCGGGCGCGCATCGCTGGATCGGGCTCAGTAATTATCTTCGCATCTTTGGCGATCCGCTGTTTTGGAGCAGTCTGCACGTCACACTCTGGTTCCTGGCAGGCGTGATCTTTCTGCAATTCCCCGTCGGCATGGCGCTCGCGCTTCTGGTCAATCGCTTGCGGCGCTATCAAAATATGATCGCGACGTTGCTGCTCATCCCGACGATCATCTCGAGCTCCGTCGCCGCGTTCCAATGGACGCAACTGTTCAACTATCAGTTCGGACCAGTCAATTACGTGCTTGGCCTGCTGCATCTCGGCCAGCCGACCTGGACGGCCGATCCTTCGCTTGCCTTGCCGGCCCTAATCTTCGTTGATTTCTGGCAATGGACGCCGTTTATGACGCTGCTGCTGTTCGCGGGACTCCGTTCTCTGCCGGACGCTTTGGTCGAAGCGGCGCGCATGGACGGATCGACCGGCTGGCAAATCGTCTGGCGCATCTATCTGCCGCTGCTGCGCCCGGTGATCGGCATCGCGTTGATCCTGCGTATTCTGATGACCTTCAAACTCTTCGACATCATCTACGTGCTGACCGCCGGCGGGCCAGGCACGGTCACTGAGAACCTCGCCTTCTTCACCTACATTCAGGGCTTTCGCTATTTCAATCTCGGTTACGCCTCGGCTCTGGCTATCCTGCAGCTGATCATCGTCAGCATCCTGGCCAAGGCTCTCATCGCGCTCACGCGGCGCTCGAGCCTTGGAGGTCGGGAGGCTGCGGCATGA
- a CDS encoding saccharopine dehydrogenase NADP-binding domain-containing protein: MKRDFDLIIYGATGYTGRLIAEYLATSYRGDDAPSWAIAGRSTDKLRKVQVDIGAPDDLPLVKADAAEPASLRSMCERATVIITTVGPYQLHGAELVAACAATGTAYVDLCGEPAWMRRIIDAHHEEAKRTGARIVFSCGFDSIPFDLGVLTLQEKAREKFGRPARRVRARLRKVKGGMSGGTAASAQATLAAAARDPALIRLLTDPFALTPGFTGPSQPSGLLPEYDPSMNAWLVPFPMAPINTKNVHRTNFLLGHPYGTDFVYDEMMVAPGFGEIARVTTETFATMVSLFGTGGLKPGAGPTREEREKGFYDILFLGELPDGRRVEAVVTGDRDPGYGSTSKMIAESALCLVRDVQGEGGTWTPGALMGPALRKRLKERAGLTFGAR, from the coding sequence GTGAAGCGGGACTTCGACCTCATCATCTATGGCGCGACGGGTTACACCGGCCGTCTCATCGCCGAATACCTGGCGACGTCCTATCGCGGCGACGATGCTCCGTCCTGGGCGATCGCGGGACGCTCGACCGATAAGCTCCGGAAGGTGCAAGTTGACATCGGCGCACCAGACGATTTGCCTTTGGTTAAGGCGGATGCGGCCGAGCCGGCCAGCCTGCGTTCGATGTGCGAGCGCGCGACCGTGATCATCACGACGGTCGGGCCTTATCAGCTCCACGGTGCCGAGCTTGTGGCGGCCTGCGCGGCCACTGGCACGGCCTATGTTGATCTGTGCGGCGAACCGGCCTGGATGCGGCGCATCATCGACGCCCATCACGAAGAGGCGAAACGGACTGGCGCGCGCATCGTCTTTTCCTGCGGCTTCGATTCCATCCCGTTCGATCTCGGTGTGCTCACGTTGCAGGAGAAGGCGCGTGAGAAATTCGGACGCCCGGCACGCCGGGTCAGGGCCCGGCTGCGCAAGGTGAAAGGCGGCATGTCTGGCGGCACCGCGGCGAGCGCCCAGGCGACGTTGGCCGCCGCCGCGCGCGACCCGGCCCTGATCCGGCTGCTGACCGATCCCTTCGCGTTGACGCCGGGGTTCACCGGGCCGTCTCAGCCGTCGGGCCTCCTCCCCGAATACGACCCGAGCATGAACGCGTGGCTCGTGCCGTTCCCAATGGCGCCGATCAACACCAAGAACGTGCACCGCACGAATTTCCTGTTGGGTCATCCCTATGGCACGGACTTCGTTTACGACGAGATGATGGTGGCGCCGGGATTTGGGGAAATCGCTCGCGTGACGACGGAGACGTTCGCCACGATGGTGTCCTTGTTCGGGACTGGCGGTCTCAAACCTGGCGCAGGCCCGACTCGGGAAGAGCGCGAGAAGGGCTTCTACGACATTCTCTTCCTGGGCGAGCTGCCGGATGGCCGACGGGTCGAGGCGGTAGTCACGGGCGACCGCGATCCGGGCTACGGCTCGACCAGCAAGATGATCGCCGAGAGCGCTCTCTGCCTCGTGCGCGACGTGCAGGGCGAAGGCGGCACCTGGACGCCGGGCGCGCTGATGGGTCCGGCGTTGCGCAAGCGTCTGAAGGAGCGCGCCGGCCTCACCTTCGGCGCGCGTTGA
- a CDS encoding SRPBCC family protein: MATIVESIEISRRPDDVFLYATDFSHFPEWQGGVVSARREGDAPLKAVVTRRVGPRKLQRTEEITELNPPRTWTVRGVGGPLTAIAKGTVEPLDDGERSRVTIALEIEAHGIARVLAPFIVRQVRRQLPRNEQKLKELLERGA; the protein is encoded by the coding sequence ATGGCAACGATCGTAGAAAGCATTGAGATATCCCGTCGCCCCGACGACGTCTTTCTATACGCGACGGACTTTTCGCATTTCCCCGAATGGCAGGGGGGCGTCGTGTCGGCGCGCCGGGAAGGTGACGCCCCATTGAAAGCCGTGGTGACCCGGCGGGTCGGTCCGCGGAAGTTGCAGAGGACGGAGGAGATAACCGAACTTAATCCTCCGAGGACGTGGACGGTGCGCGGTGTTGGCGGCCCGCTCACAGCGATTGCCAAAGGCACAGTTGAGCCACTCGATGACGGCGAGCGGTCGCGCGTAACGATCGCCCTCGAAATAGAAGCCCACGGGATCGCCAGGGTGCTGGCTCCGTTCATCGTTCGGCAAGTGCGAAGGCAGCTGCCGAGAAACGAGCAAAAGCTGAAGGAGTTGCTCGAGCGGGGCGCGTAA